From Chitinophagales bacterium, the proteins below share one genomic window:
- a CDS encoding amino acid permease, which translates to MQATAINMIDMVGIGPFVTIPFIIGAMNGPQCIIAWLLGAFLAFMDGSVWSEIGAAMPMAGGSYNFLKKIYGEKKWGLLLSFLYIWQTIIQAPLVIASGAIGFAQYFQYLVPLNDIQQKIISGSLVIILYFLLNRNIISVGKLSVFLWVGVILTIVFLIVAGLTHFNASLAFDYPEGAFNLNSLFFLGLGSASVKTVYSYLGYYNVCHLGGEIKNPEKNIPRSIFISIAGIAVLYILMQLCVLGVIPWPQARDSKFIVSLYFETLFGRTAAVIATIMILWIALASLFAVMLGYSRVPYAAAVDGNFFKIFAHVHPKKKIPHISLMMLAGIAFIFSLLFRLKEIITAIIVMRILVQFIGQSAGVIYLRFKKDRIYLPYKMWLFPIPAILGITIWLFIFLSSGWEYILGAIGIIFLGIVVFLFRARINQSWPFLVATLNNI; encoded by the coding sequence CTGGCTGCTCGGCGCCTTTCTTGCCTTCATGGATGGCTCTGTCTGGAGCGAGATTGGAGCCGCCATGCCGATGGCTGGTGGCAGCTATAATTTTTTAAAAAAAATTTATGGTGAAAAAAAGTGGGGGCTGTTACTGTCATTTCTCTATATCTGGCAAACTATAATTCAGGCACCTCTTGTAATTGCCTCAGGCGCTATTGGATTTGCCCAATATTTTCAATACCTGGTCCCCTTAAACGATATTCAGCAAAAAATTATTTCCGGCTCGCTGGTAATCATTCTTTATTTTTTATTAAACAGGAATATTATTTCGGTGGGAAAACTTTCGGTTTTTCTTTGGGTAGGTGTTATTTTAACCATTGTATTTTTAATTGTCGCGGGACTTACACATTTCAATGCATCGCTTGCCTTTGATTATCCTGAAGGGGCTTTTAATTTGAACTCACTTTTCTTTTTGGGTTTGGGAAGTGCATCTGTCAAAACCGTTTACTCCTATCTCGGCTACTATAATGTCTGCCACCTTGGGGGAGAAATAAAAAACCCGGAAAAAAATATACCGCGCAGCATCTTCATCTCCATTGCAGGAATTGCCGTTTTGTATATTCTTATGCAATTGTGCGTGCTTGGTGTAATTCCATGGCCACAGGCAAGAGATTCAAAATTTATAGTGAGTCTATATTTTGAGACTCTTTTCGGAAGAACTGCTGCTGTAATTGCAACGATAATGATTCTATGGATCGCATTGGCGTCTTTATTTGCAGTGATGCTCGGTTATTCAAGAGTACCGTATGCCGCTGCAGTGGATGGAAATTTTTTTAAAATATTTGCTCACGTTCATCCTAAGAAAAAAATACCACATATTTCCCTTATGATGCTTGCCGGCATTGCGTTTATATTCAGCTTGCTTTTTCGTTTAAAAGAGATCATCACTGCGATTATAGTAATGAGAATCCTGGTGCAATTCATTGGCCAGTCTGCAGGTGTAATATATTTGCGGTTCAAAAAAGACCGGATATATTTACCATATAAGATGTGGCTTTTTCCGATACCTGCCATTTTAGGAATAACTATCTGGCTTTTTATTTTCCTTTCTTCAGGTTGGGAATATATTTTAGGCGCAATAGGTATAATTTTTTTAGGTATTGTTGTTTTTCTTTTCAGAGCCCGAATAAATCAATCATGGCCTTTCCTGGTTGCAACACTGAATAATATTTAA
- a CDS encoding HupE/UreJ family protein: MNSQRIGALSLLLVLFTSLLAQSHPVAYDFANMSRTDVGLAYLLLGFQHIIPYGTDHILFVTSIYLLNPKLNKVIWQATAFTVAHSITLGLAMYGVIKPPSEIIEPVIALSIVLVAVENIITQQLHPWRILIIFMFGLVHGMGFASVLLGLGLPQHEFVTGLVAFNLGVEFGQVTVILTAFFLFGKWFGSKEWYRHRIVIPLSVIIALIALYWTVERVAGTLGYT; the protein is encoded by the coding sequence ATGAATTCCCAAAGAATTGGTGCTCTTTCGCTGTTACTTGTTTTATTTACCTCGCTTTTAGCACAGTCACATCCGGTTGCCTATGATTTTGCCAATATGTCGAGAACGGATGTGGGTCTTGCATATTTGCTGCTTGGTTTTCAGCACATCATTCCTTATGGGACCGATCACATTTTATTCGTGACAAGCATTTACCTCCTTAATCCAAAACTTAACAAGGTAATCTGGCAGGCTACAGCTTTTACCGTAGCCCATTCCATTACATTGGGTCTTGCTATGTATGGTGTAATAAAGCCTCCTTCAGAAATTATAGAGCCGGTGATTGCCTTATCTATTGTGCTGGTTGCTGTAGAGAACATTATTACCCAGCAGCTTCATCCCTGGCGAATTCTTATCATTTTCATGTTCGGGCTGGTTCATGGAATGGGATTCGCGAGTGTTTTACTCGGCCTTGGGCTTCCACAGCATGAATTTGTAACAGGTTTAGTCGCTTTTAATCTGGGAGTAGAATTTGGTCAGGTAACAGTAATATTAACCGCATTCTTTTTGTTTGGAAAATGGTTTGGCAGCAAGGAATGGTACCGCCACAGGATTGTTATCCCACTATCTGTAATTATTGCACTCATTGCATTGTATTGGACGGTTGAGCGTGTAGCAGGAACGCTCGGTTATACCTGA